From a single Pseudomonas serboccidentalis genomic region:
- a CDS encoding NAD(P)H-dependent oxidoreductase encodes MHALIVVAHHEPRSLTHSVAAQIAEGLTRADPANTWEIADLYAEGFQPVFAAADFAVHHREALPPADVQAEHARIDRADALVLVFPVYWWSMPALLKGWIDRVFSNGWAFDFAGDLKHVKKLQRMRVHLVGLAGAEERAYERHGYGPAMKAQIEHGIFDYSGATVVSSTLMVESEMRDPQEHLQTAYHLGSQMFS; translated from the coding sequence ATGCATGCATTGATAGTTGTGGCGCATCACGAGCCTCGTTCGCTGACGCACAGCGTGGCGGCGCAGATTGCCGAGGGGCTGACCCGGGCTGATCCCGCCAATACCTGGGAAATCGCTGATTTGTACGCGGAAGGTTTCCAGCCGGTTTTCGCCGCGGCAGATTTCGCCGTGCATCACCGGGAAGCGCTACCGCCCGCCGATGTGCAGGCCGAGCACGCGCGGATCGACCGGGCCGACGCGCTGGTGCTGGTGTTTCCGGTGTACTGGTGGTCGATGCCGGCGCTGCTCAAGGGCTGGATCGACCGGGTATTCAGCAATGGCTGGGCATTTGATTTCGCTGGCGATCTCAAGCATGTGAAGAAACTGCAGCGCATGCGCGTGCATCTGGTTGGCCTAGCCGGTGCTGAAGAACGCGCCTACGAGCGCCACGGTTATGGCCCGGCGATGAAGGCGCAGATCGAGCACGGGATTTTCGATTACAGCGGGGCGACGGTGGTGAGTTCGACGCTGATGGTGGAATCGGAGATGCGTGATCCGCAGGAGCATTTGCAGACGGCGTATCACCTCGGCAGCCAGATGTTCAGCTGA